Proteins encoded together in one Entomobacter blattae window:
- a CDS encoding bifunctional riboflavin kinase/FAD synthetase: MDQACMCQKWQDMEVSAFNMAAAIGNFDGVHLGHAHVIRMLRNARPGSPLSVITFTPHPRMFFRPQDPPFLLTTASERRQALQNLGVKHVFEIPFTRAFSSLSAHEFVHQVLYGKLKISHLACGEDFAFGHRREGDVSFLERELVSLGVGLSVVPIFKDKNGPLSSSRIRRLLQDGYPERAAEELGRFWSISGVVAHGDKRGRQLGFPTANIALGSHIEPARGVYAVRVVLEGGRVEYGVANIGRRPTINDGQESRLEVNVFDFSGDLYGQTLQVFLHHMIREERRFSSLEELKDNITRDAEAARAYWA, from the coding sequence ATGGATCAGGCCTGTATGTGTCAAAAATGGCAAGATATGGAAGTGTCAGCCTTTAATATGGCGGCTGCCATAGGCAATTTTGATGGGGTACATTTAGGGCATGCCCATGTTATTCGTATGTTGCGAAATGCAAGGCCCGGTTCACCTCTTTCAGTTATTACCTTTACTCCCCATCCTCGTATGTTCTTTCGTCCACAGGATCCTCCCTTTTTGCTCACCACCGCTTCAGAACGTCGGCAAGCGTTGCAAAATTTGGGGGTAAAGCATGTTTTTGAAATTCCCTTTACACGGGCATTCTCTTCCCTTTCGGCTCATGAGTTTGTTCATCAAGTATTATACGGTAAGTTAAAAATTAGCCACTTGGCTTGCGGAGAAGATTTTGCTTTTGGCCATAGGCGTGAAGGTGATGTTAGTTTTTTAGAACGCGAACTGGTTAGCCTGGGCGTGGGTTTGAGTGTGGTTCCTATTTTTAAAGATAAAAATGGCCCTCTTTCTTCCTCACGTATCAGGCGCCTCCTTCAAGATGGGTATCCAGAACGGGCTGCTGAAGAACTGGGCCGTTTTTGGTCTATTTCAGGGGTGGTGGCTCATGGAGATAAACGTGGCCGCCAGCTTGGCTTTCCAACGGCAAATATTGCTCTGGGTTCCCATATTGAGCCCGCTAGGGGCGTGTATGCTGTGCGGGTGGTTTTGGAGGGTGGACGAGTAGAGTATGGTGTTGCCAATATTGGGCGTAGACCAACCATTAACGATGGTCAGGAAAGTCGGCTGGAAGTGAATGTTTTTGACTTTTCTGGGGATCTTTACGGGCAGACCCTTCAGGTTTTTCTTCATCATATGATCCGCGAAGAGCGCCGGTTTTCCTCTCTTGAGGAGTTAAAGGACAATATTACCAGAGATGCAGAGGCCGCCAGAGCTTATTGGGCCTAA
- a CDS encoding LutC/YkgG family protein, whose translation MRDSRDIIFSRLKTAVPPAVSLPSVPLFDGGTHNRAQLSALFCQSLIRMGGRFLEPEGDSPLACVHKLLEGVSLVCSAVAEIEGDFPLSAVQSPHDLAVIEYGVIRASFGVAETGSVCLTEKNLGVNALGYLPQHLIILLDPEEIVYNIHNAYHRPEWKENNYAAFHTGPSATADIEGVLIHGAQGVRSLSVAFVPASYQKKL comes from the coding sequence ATGAGGGACAGCAGAGATATTATTTTTTCTCGCCTGAAAACTGCGGTGCCACCAGCTGTGAGTCTTCCGAGTGTTCCGCTGTTTGATGGAGGTACGCATAACCGTGCCCAATTATCGGCTCTATTTTGTCAATCACTTATTCGTATGGGCGGCCGCTTTTTAGAGCCTGAAGGGGATAGTCCCTTAGCTTGTGTTCACAAGTTATTGGAAGGGGTAAGCCTAGTCTGTTCTGCCGTAGCGGAAATAGAAGGTGACTTTCCACTTTCTGCAGTTCAATCCCCTCATGATTTGGCTGTAATAGAATATGGGGTTATACGTGCTTCCTTTGGGGTTGCGGAGACGGGTTCTGTTTGTTTAACGGAAAAAAACCTCGGTGTTAACGCCCTCGGATATTTGCCGCAACATCTGATTATTTTGCTTGATCCAGAAGAGATCGTCTATAACATTCATAATGCCTATCACCGTCCGGAATGGAAGGAAAACAACTATGCTGCTTTCCATACGGGGCCATCTGCTACGGCTGATATAGAAGGGGTGCTTATCCATGGGGCCCAAGGCGTAAGATCTCTTTCCGTTGCCTTTGTTCCTGCTTCTTACCAAAAGAAACTGTAA
- a CDS encoding twin-arginine translocase TatA/TatE family subunit, producing the protein MGSFSIWHWLVVLAIVLIVFGGSSKISTLMGDVAKGIKSFKKNMADDESMAEGEETSSQPTLPTSKQGEQASPYSVQQQDKTPPHSGNNQSG; encoded by the coding sequence ATGGGTAGTTTTAGTATTTGGCATTGGCTTGTTGTGCTGGCTATTGTGCTGATAGTTTTTGGCGGAAGCAGCAAAATTAGCACTCTTATGGGCGATGTTGCCAAAGGGATTAAAAGTTTTAAAAAGAATATGGCTGATGATGAGTCCATGGCAGAGGGGGAAGAGACTTCTTCTCAGCCTACGCTTCCTACTTCGAAGCAGGGAGAGCAGGCCTCCCCCTATTCTGTCCAGCAGCAGGATAAAACACCGCCTCACTCGGGAAATAATCAATCTGGTTAG
- the hslO gene encoding Hsp33 family molecular chaperone HslO yields MTKKIPNSLNSTENSTDLDRPPVPTLSVPQGITPFFLAESPVRGRLVRLGVLTDCLLERHDNHPVISKLAGQALALVGGMATALKFQGSFSMQIKGDGPVSILVADATDEGALRFYVKTEQERLEDILSLTATPMARTLTGEGFLAFTIDQGSHSERHQGIVAIEGPDLSDMAEHYFKTSEQHDCKIFLACQHTPQGWRAGALILERIANEGGTHHNTVAQSPTLERWETALALAHTLQEDELLEEALSPETLLHRLFHAEGLQLGTPKPLSYGCRCSRSRLLAILEQFGAEELDHMQQDNDIIMNCEFCNYSFTFNRHDIHSQSQT; encoded by the coding sequence ATGACAAAAAAAATACCAAACTCCTTAAACTCTACTGAAAACTCTACTGACCTTGACCGACCACCAGTGCCCACCCTCTCTGTTCCACAGGGGATTACCCCTTTTTTCCTGGCAGAAAGCCCGGTAAGAGGAAGATTGGTCCGCCTTGGTGTCTTAACAGATTGCCTGCTTGAAAGACACGACAACCACCCTGTTATCTCCAAACTTGCTGGCCAAGCCTTAGCCTTGGTAGGAGGGATGGCAACCGCCCTCAAATTCCAGGGTTCCTTTTCCATGCAAATTAAAGGGGATGGACCTGTTTCTATCCTGGTTGCCGATGCAACAGATGAAGGCGCTTTGAGATTTTACGTTAAAACAGAGCAAGAACGCCTTGAAGATATTCTCTCCCTTACTGCGACGCCCATGGCCCGAACTTTAACTGGGGAAGGATTTCTTGCTTTTACTATCGACCAAGGCAGCCACTCCGAGCGCCATCAGGGCATTGTAGCCATTGAGGGGCCAGACCTTTCTGACATGGCAGAACATTATTTCAAAACCAGCGAACAGCATGACTGCAAAATTTTTCTCGCCTGCCAGCACACACCTCAAGGCTGGCGCGCGGGAGCCCTTATACTGGAACGTATTGCCAATGAAGGGGGCACTCATCATAATACCGTTGCCCAATCCCCTACTCTGGAACGGTGGGAAACCGCACTGGCTTTAGCCCATACCTTACAAGAAGACGAGTTACTTGAAGAGGCCCTCTCTCCAGAAACTCTTCTTCATCGGCTATTCCATGCTGAGGGGCTCCAATTGGGAACACCAAAACCTCTTTCTTACGGATGCCGGTGTTCACGCTCGCGCCTGCTAGCCATCCTTGAGCAATTTGGCGCAGAAGAGCTTGACCATATGCAACAAGATAACGACATTATTATGAATTGTGAATTTTGCAATTATTCTTTCACATTCAACCGCCACGATATCCACTCCCAAAGCCAGACCTAA
- the argF gene encoding ornithine carbamoyltransferase: MSDTSPLSPSTNPELGVRHFLNLSDFPPQTLREILDTAASIKRMQQNRRYPLHPKLPLLGRTLGLMLTKPSTRTRVSFEVGMRQLGGQTVVLSPKEMQLGRGETMADTARVLSRFVDVIVLRTGDTQQLTQLAQWSTVPVINGLTPDSHPAQVMADIMTFEEHKGPIKGRHFAWVGDGNNVASSFMEAAAQFGFSLSLATPKELAPSEKVLSWARAQGAKIHVTTNPAEAVKGADCVVTDTWVSMSDTNPEERIRRLVPYRVDAALMNAAAPDAVFMHCLPAHVGEEVTADVFEGPASIVFDEAENRLHAQKGILIWAMGGKDWRNFGVET; encoded by the coding sequence ATGAGTGATACCTCCCCGCTTAGCCCATCAACCAATCCTGAATTGGGTGTTCGCCATTTCCTAAACCTGAGCGACTTTCCTCCCCAAACCCTGCGAGAAATCCTCGATACCGCGGCCAGTATCAAGCGTATGCAACAAAACCGCCGCTATCCCTTGCACCCCAAACTACCCCTTTTAGGGCGTACCCTGGGCCTTATGCTGACTAAACCTTCCACCCGCACAAGAGTCTCTTTTGAGGTCGGCATGCGCCAATTGGGAGGGCAAACAGTCGTGCTCTCCCCTAAGGAAATGCAACTCGGCCGAGGGGAAACCATGGCCGATACAGCACGTGTTCTTTCCCGATTTGTTGATGTCATTGTTCTACGAACGGGCGATACTCAGCAGCTCACTCAGTTGGCCCAATGGAGTACTGTTCCTGTTATTAACGGACTGACCCCCGATTCTCATCCGGCCCAAGTCATGGCAGATATTATGACCTTCGAGGAACATAAAGGCCCTATTAAAGGGCGACATTTTGCCTGGGTGGGAGATGGCAATAACGTTGCCTCTTCCTTCATGGAAGCGGCTGCCCAATTTGGCTTTTCTCTTAGCTTGGCTACCCCCAAGGAACTTGCCCCTTCAGAAAAAGTACTGAGCTGGGCGAGAGCTCAGGGGGCCAAAATCCATGTAACAACCAATCCTGCCGAAGCTGTAAAAGGAGCAGACTGCGTCGTTACGGATACATGGGTAAGCATGTCAGACACCAATCCAGAAGAACGAATTCGAAGACTGGTTCCTTATAGGGTGGATGCTGCCCTCATGAATGCTGCAGCTCCTGATGCTGTCTTTATGCATTGCCTGCCTGCCCATGTGGGTGAGGAAGTTACAGCTGACGTTTTTGAAGGCCCCGCCTCTATTGTTTTTGATGAGGCTGAAAACAGGTTACACGCTCAAAAAGGCATATTGATATGGGCCATGGGAGGTAAAGACTGGCGTAACTTCGGGGTGGAAACTTAA
- a CDS encoding RecX family transcriptional regulator encodes MEFKRDINTPEYVDAQRQESARHTQKNGHTQKNQRLEELRQVALRYLARFSTTEKGLKTVLLRYVKRQRFRQKGLGYEVGENQAGSEDFFAEIHNIVKEMVQKRFVDNGEFARSRLNALQKSGHSLRDIAQRLEFKGIQKEMVQTIIEQEAQETLQEESLLAVSLFADESLIEANEKAAALVLLRKRRLGPFEIEKEGGQDCYENATEQKKNRHKAQIVLARAGFSAKLAQQVCMMDRFEAEERIFRLKNR; translated from the coding sequence ATGGAGTTTAAGCGGGACATCAACACACCAGAATATGTCGATGCTCAAAGGCAAGAATCTGCCAGACACACGCAAAAAAACGGGCACACGCAAAAAAACCAACGGTTGGAAGAATTGCGTCAGGTGGCTTTACGCTACCTGGCCCGTTTTTCTACAACAGAGAAGGGGTTAAAGACTGTACTGCTTCGTTATGTTAAGCGCCAGCGGTTTCGGCAGAAAGGACTGGGTTATGAAGTCGGCGAAAACCAGGCTGGGTCTGAGGACTTTTTCGCAGAGATTCATAATATTGTTAAAGAAATGGTACAAAAACGTTTTGTTGATAATGGAGAGTTTGCGCGGAGCCGGTTGAACGCGTTGCAAAAAAGTGGGCATTCGTTGCGCGATATTGCCCAAAGGCTTGAATTTAAAGGCATTCAGAAAGAAATGGTCCAGACCATTATAGAGCAAGAGGCACAAGAGACACTTCAAGAAGAGTCTCTGCTTGCAGTGTCTCTGTTTGCCGATGAATCCTTAATAGAGGCCAATGAAAAGGCTGCTGCCCTGGTTTTGTTGCGTAAGCGCAGGCTTGGCCCATTTGAGATTGAGAAAGAGGGGGGGCAAGATTGTTATGAAAATGCTACGGAGCAGAAAAAAAATAGACACAAAGCGCAAATAGTCTTGGCGCGGGCAGGGTTTTCCGCAAAACTGGCTCAGCAAGTGTGTATGATGGATCGGTTTGAAGCGGAGGAGCGGATTTTCCGTTTAAAGAATAGATGA
- a CDS encoding CHAP domain-containing protein, translating to MSKRLSFLFPFCVSLFLFLAGCASSSEEGEYTALQCAPYARSLTGVNLRGSAASWWRQSVGVYPHTKHPRAGAVLVFRSTRRIPDGHVAVVTSVENSRKVLVDHANWEPHRVDHGVPVVDISRTNDWSRVKVWWAPINHMGSSAYPTYGFILPDLTVADAGS from the coding sequence ATGAGCAAACGTCTTTCTTTTCTTTTTCCCTTTTGTGTTAGCCTTTTTCTTTTTCTGGCAGGGTGTGCTTCTTCCTCTGAGGAAGGGGAATATACCGCCTTGCAATGTGCCCCTTATGCCCGCTCCTTAACAGGGGTGAATTTAAGGGGGAGTGCAGCAAGCTGGTGGCGGCAATCTGTAGGGGTTTATCCTCATACGAAGCATCCCAGAGCTGGGGCAGTTTTGGTTTTTCGTTCAACACGCCGCATTCCAGATGGCCATGTTGCCGTAGTAACCTCGGTTGAAAATTCCCGCAAAGTTTTGGTTGATCATGCCAATTGGGAACCTCATCGTGTCGATCACGGGGTGCCGGTGGTTGATATCTCACGCACGAATGACTGGAGCCGGGTTAAAGTCTGGTGGGCCCCTATTAACCATATGGGAAGTTCCGCCTATCCAACCTATGGGTTTATCCTCCCAGATCTTACAGTAGCTGATGCAGGCTCCTGA
- a CDS encoding aspartate aminotransferase family protein, whose translation MNSFLMPTYNRAPLSFSYGKGVWLYTEDHTPYLDFGAGVATSSLGHGHPSLVQAIEEQAKKVIHVSNLYQIPQAEALGALLIENTFADKVFFCNSGAEANEGMVKLMRRAQALHGHPEKTDILCFHGAFHGRTLAMLSATGNPKYLEGFGQVAPGFIHVPYNDINAVKAAMTPHVAAIMLEPIQAESGVKEADIAFLQQIRALCDEQGLYLGIDEVQTGTGRTGRFFAYEWAGITPDVVSVAKGIGGGVPLGAFMAKDELAKVLTPGTHGSTFGGNPLACAAGQAAVKTILAEGFLPSVQKTALYLKNGLEALCKTYPHVFSEVRGKGLLLGVKCLPPVADIYNLALDSQLLTVMAGENVLRILPPLIITPEECDEGLKRLSFVGKTIEEKFPSTSKALS comes from the coding sequence ATGAATTCCTTTCTTATGCCCACCTACAACCGTGCCCCACTCTCTTTTTCCTATGGGAAAGGTGTATGGTTGTATACGGAGGATCATACCCCTTACCTTGATTTTGGGGCGGGTGTTGCAACCTCCTCTCTCGGGCATGGGCATCCTAGCCTTGTTCAAGCCATTGAGGAACAAGCCAAAAAGGTTATTCATGTTTCTAACCTCTACCAAATTCCTCAAGCAGAAGCCTTGGGGGCCTTATTGATTGAGAATACCTTTGCCGATAAGGTTTTCTTCTGTAATTCTGGGGCTGAGGCGAATGAGGGCATGGTTAAGCTTATGCGCCGGGCACAAGCCTTACATGGCCACCCAGAGAAAACCGATATTCTCTGCTTTCATGGTGCATTCCACGGACGAACTCTCGCCATGCTCTCTGCAACGGGTAACCCCAAATATCTTGAAGGGTTTGGCCAAGTCGCCCCTGGCTTTATCCATGTTCCCTACAACGACATCAACGCTGTAAAAGCCGCAATGACTCCCCATGTCGCTGCCATTATGCTAGAGCCTATTCAGGCCGAAAGTGGCGTAAAAGAGGCTGACATTGCCTTTCTTCAGCAAATAAGAGCGCTATGCGACGAGCAGGGCCTTTATCTGGGGATTGATGAAGTTCAAACGGGAACTGGTCGAACTGGCCGTTTTTTCGCGTATGAGTGGGCCGGAATTACCCCTGATGTCGTCTCTGTTGCAAAGGGAATAGGAGGGGGCGTACCTCTCGGCGCCTTTATGGCTAAAGACGAACTGGCAAAGGTATTAACCCCTGGTACGCACGGTTCAACCTTTGGGGGAAACCCACTAGCCTGTGCTGCCGGGCAGGCTGCAGTAAAAACCATTCTTGCTGAGGGCTTTCTTCCCTCTGTGCAGAAAACGGCCCTCTATCTTAAAAACGGCTTAGAAGCCCTGTGTAAAACCTACCCCCACGTGTTTAGCGAAGTAAGGGGGAAAGGGTTGTTATTGGGGGTAAAATGTCTTCCTCCAGTGGCAGACATTTACAACCTTGCTTTAGATTCCCAACTCCTGACTGTTATGGCCGGGGAGAACGTTCTTCGTATTCTTCCCCCCCTTATCATCACACCAGAAGAGTGCGATGAAGGCCTCAAACGCCTTTCTTTTGTTGGTAAAACCATAGAAGAAAAATTCCCCTCCACGTCGAAAGCTCTCTCATGA